Proteins from a genomic interval of Dehalococcoidia bacterium:
- the hisG gene encoding ATP phosphoribosyltransferase, with translation MTCSLRIVLPSKGEMEAPTLSFLAAAGLPVLRPNPRQYQATIPAVPNASVVFQRVDDVVTQVADGSADIGITGLNNVRESQRGRDSLVIVIDDLGYSNCELVLAVPDAWIDVTTIGDLADVALEFHERGRDLRIATKYRNLTSEFLLQNGITHFTLVDSQGAMEAAPNIGNADLIADLTSSGTTLRENHLKTIIGGTILRSQACLIANRRTLRACPERLAGVRKVLELIEARRRATGFLRITANIRGESEEQVAEQIWARPELAGLAGPTVSRVYGQGPDRWYAVAIVVREDFLLEAVEHLRAVGGSGVTVLPATYVFESRSLHYERLLDELDLPSAAPVRARS, from the coding sequence ATGACCTGCTCGCTTCGCATCGTCTTGCCGAGCAAAGGCGAGATGGAGGCGCCGACGCTCAGCTTCTTGGCCGCAGCCGGCCTGCCCGTCTTGCGCCCAAATCCTCGTCAGTATCAGGCGACGATCCCGGCCGTGCCGAACGCGTCCGTCGTCTTTCAGCGCGTCGATGATGTCGTTACCCAAGTGGCGGACGGCAGCGCCGACATCGGGATCACCGGCTTGAACAACGTTCGCGAGAGCCAGCGCGGCCGCGACTCCCTCGTCATCGTCATCGACGATCTCGGCTACAGCAACTGCGAACTGGTGCTCGCCGTTCCCGATGCGTGGATCGACGTGACGACTATCGGGGACCTCGCGGATGTCGCGCTTGAATTCCATGAGCGCGGGCGCGACCTCCGGATCGCGACGAAGTACCGCAACTTGACGAGCGAGTTTCTGCTGCAGAACGGGATCACGCACTTCACGCTCGTCGACTCGCAGGGAGCAATGGAGGCAGCGCCGAATATCGGCAACGCAGACTTGATCGCCGACCTCACCTCAAGCGGCACCACCCTCCGCGAGAACCATTTGAAGACAATCATCGGCGGGACGATCCTCCGCTCCCAAGCCTGCCTGATCGCCAATCGGCGGACGCTGCGCGCCTGCCCCGAACGCTTAGCAGGGGTCCGCAAAGTTCTCGAACTGATCGAGGCGCGCCGCCGCGCCACCGGCTTTCTGCGCATCACCGCTAATATTCGCGGGGAGTCCGAAGAGCAGGTGGCGGAGCAGATTTGGGCGCGGCCCGAACTTGCGGGCCTCGCCGGGCCGACGGTGAGCCGGGTGTATGGCCAAGGCCCCGACCGGTGGTACGCCGTTGCGATCGTCGTCCGCGAGGACTTCCTGCTTGAGGCGGTCGAACACCTGCGGGCGGTTGGAGGCAGCGGCGTGACCGTCCTCCCGGCGACTTATGTCTTCGAAAGCCGTTCTCTCCACTACGAGCGCTTGCTTGACGAGTTAGACCTTCCTTCCGCTGCGCCGGTGCGCGCGCGGTCTTGA